The following nucleotide sequence is from Apium graveolens cultivar Ventura chromosome 4, ASM990537v1, whole genome shotgun sequence.
AGCGGTTACAAAAGAAACACTTAAAAATCCCACCACATAAATCACCTCTACTCAATTTCAAAATCTAACCCCCCGACACCAAACCCAATTATTGACGACGGCGGTGGGCTGTGAATTACTACTACTCACAATTTACTAGAATCAATCAAACTCACATCCATACAGTAAACATTGGAAAAGGGGGTTAGGGTTTGTGGATCTAACCCTAGACAAAATCGAGATGACGGAAGTGAAGCTACACATTTACGACGTTACTAATAGTGATTCTGATAAGACTAATAACACAATTGTTCAAATTAATAAGATCTTTAAAGATCGTATCGGTCTCGGCGGTATTTTTCACAGCGCCATTCAGGTTTATATGCGTCTCTGTGTGTGtgatttttattttaattttagtgtttACCTGCTTTACAATTGTTTAATTGATTTACTTTTTTATGATTTATTCAAGTGATTACACTGTTTAGCAAGATTAGTAGTTAGTTTAACTGATTTTATGTGTTTACTGTTTCTTTCACTCTTGTGCCTCTGTTACTTTGACTTTCGGTTTTATACTCACGTTATCACGTATATGATACTTTTTTAATCGCAACGAAACCAACTGAACGGTTAAGTACGAAATCAACTTAAATGATATCAACTTGAATGTATCAAGTAAAAGGCTGATACCTTATGATAGATAGAAATTCAATGTAAGGGGTTTATGAAGAGTATTTTAGTAATGTGCGAAAATTCTGTACAAATTTATGTTCAATGCAAGTATTGCAATTTCTTAGTCAATGTACTTGTTTATTAACAAAGTTATGATTACGTAGATTTTTTCAAAATTTAGGACAGGGCCACTGTGTTACCAATTCTGTAAAATACTGAGTCTGACTGTAGTAGCATAGATCTTGTGTGTTATAAAATGTTCAGAGTTCCTATATGGAGGAACACAGTTCTGTTTTAGTTTGAGTTTTGATTAGTAGAACTGGTAATTTATATGTTTTATATAATTAGACAAGGTTGTACAATATGTGCAGGTTTTTGGGGATGAAGAATGGTCATTTGGCTATTGTGAAGAAGGCTCTGGCGTTTTTAGTTGCCCTTCCGGAAAGAATCCGATGTATACGTATCGCGAATGTGTTGTCCTTGGTAAAACTAACCTTTCTATCTCTAAATTTAATCAGATTCTAAGGGAACTTAGTAGAGAGTGGCCTGGAGAATCTTATGACTTGCTCTCCAAAAACTGCAATCACTTCTGCGATGAGCTTTGTGAAAGAGTCGGTGTGCCTAAACTTCCTGGTAACATTTCTTCTTGTATATCTTCCTCATATAAATCTTTCCATATTTCTCTATCCCCCCTCTCTTATATAACCACCCACATACtatgtataataatttatatGTAATATGTATATAGATCTTAGAAATTTGACTTTTTCTCGAGGGAACACACTAAAAAAAATTGCTCGTAATCTGTGCAATAAAGAATGTGCTTGCTATCAATTCTTCCTGCATCTATTTGCAGAGTAGTTCTGTCATTGATAAAGTGACATAAGTTCCTAAGACAAATAGCCAAGTTCTTAAAAGAACGTCAGAATGAAGGAATTAAGAGATTGGACTCATTAATTCCAGAAAGCCTGTTATGCAATAGAATGAAGACTACTGCTTGCAGATGTGTAGTCAAGCTTACTGTCATTTTTCCCCCCATGGCTCCATCATTGCAATAGATATAATTTATGTCTGTAAAAGTAAAACCACCTCTCTGCTGAGTTGTTGAATGATTGTGTATATAAACTGCATAATCActttaaaattaaaaagaaagtGGCAATTAAATCAAGGAAGTTATAAATTTTATCTTTGCAAGAAACTATTTTTTTAGCATTTGAGATGAGAACATAGACGTTACTGACAGTCTTTAAGTTGGTAGACTTTATACTTTTTCTTCTGTAATGTGTTTTTTAGTTACATTGTCAAAGGTATAAATGTTGTTGACTTAGTTACCCTATTCACTTTCTGCCATCTTATTGAGAAAAATGCTAGTAAGAGAGACAATTATTCTTATGTACGAAGTTTCTGGAAGTAAATAATGAGAATGCGCTAATTTCTTCTTTTTACAGGTTGGGTTAACAGATTTGCTAATGCTGGTGATACTGCTGTAGAAATAGCTGGAAACACGGCTTTTCGTGTAAGTCTTTTGAATTCCTGTCGAATAGTCGTATCTTTTAGATCCATCTTATCTGTTTATGCAATCAATAAAAGGCACACATACAATTAACAATCTCGTCACTCGATCAATTGCACTACTGTATATAACTGTCATTTTTAATTACTTCATAACTTGATCATGTACGGATGTGTAAATTGATTTGAATATAAAATTACGTATTACcataattacaaggaattcaAAAGTGTCACATTGCATTGTGCCTCCATAACTAATATAGAAAATGAAAAGCTATCAACTATCCCCCATTTTTTAGAAGTGTTACCCCTGTGAAAATATATGAAATTGGATTCTTCATAATTTTTTCTTTTATGATGCTTGGCAAGATTAGGATAGAATAAAAAATTACCTATTTCACCGTATGACATATGTGTTGCTTTAAATTTATGTTGCCTGGGATATTGTGATTGGAAAGAGACTTATGCAAGGCATATTACTTTTTGAGTGGTATACTTCTTTTTTAAATATCTTATagttatttttttttaataagaACAAGGTTAGTTGTGCTAGTGTAATATTATGTTATCATGTAAGATCTGATGAACAAAAAATTCTCGAGGTTTATAGCTTGATGCCAAAGAATATTTTTAAGTGCCCAGGACCTTGGTCAAATCATCACTCTTGCTCCAAGTATACTTGAAAAAGTTAATGTATGTAATAGAGAAAAATGTATTCGTCTTTCTTTAGTTATATGATAATAACTAGTTTTAAGTAGCCTGTGATTCTTAGAAATGAAATATAGAACCCGAGGCCTTGATTTGTTTTAGGGAAAATGAGCACTAAAAAAATGAAAAGTCTGAGCTTTTTAGTGTTTGTTGCATATGTTTTAAATAAAACACGTTTGTTTGCATATGTATCTAAGATGAAGATTCTGGGGCCTGTTTACTTGCAGAAATATTTTCCACTTTTCATTTTCTaaattttcacaatttttttgattttttctttTCTACAAAAACTAGTGAAAACTAAGAAAAGATGTTCCAAAACTTGTATAACAGAAATAAAAACACTTCCCAGTAAGTTCTCTTCACTCGTTATTTTAGATTTGTTATTTGACAGAATTAAAATAACTAGAGCTTGTTTATTAATATATTTAACCATTATTAATATATGTCAATTTTTTTTATCACAGTAAACCATAAGGTGtacttatatattttatatattttataaactGTTGAGAAATTATAATACTTGAAAAAATTTGTAAATTATTTGTGGATATATTAGTAGTCAAATTATTCAAATTATGATTATGATATTTAGGCTCTGTTtgggattgctgttaaaaattgttgtgctgttagaaaaagtgctgctgaaaaaagtgctgttgtaaaaatcagatgactgtttgataatttttttgatacgtatatgttttgatgcaaaaaattaaaaataatgatgtttttggtaaggtttgatggtgaaatcagcatctgcttcccGCAGCAGCTGAAAAGCAGCTTTTTCTAAAAGCATGGGGGACTTGCTTTGTCTAACAGGCTAAAAGCACTTTTCCGAAAAgcagcttttaaattttaccaaacagttttttaactgttttttaTCGAAAAGTTGTTGCTGTGTCAACAACAATATCGAACACACCCTTAATTAATTGACTGTGGTTATTTATCAAAAAAACCATAACTTGTTTAGTTTAACTGGTCTTCCTAAAGAAGTGTTGTGTTTTCAAGTTTTCTTAATTTTGAATACTACAATTCGTTTTGAAGGGAAAACCAAGAAAACTATATAAAGCTCTTTTCCTAAAAAATTTTAAACCGCAGTTATAAAATAGAAAACCTGGTTTCCCACTTTTCTACTTTTCTTTTTAGAAAACAATCAATTTGaacatttttttttaatattttcagTTTTCTTAGAAAAAATTTCTGGAAAACAAGTCAAGAGAACATGCCCTTAATTTATACAACACATCTTTGAAAAACATTTGAACAGAttacttttctttcattttccaACCCATCTTTCTTAGTGTAGCATAAAACTACCCCCCGAAAACCCACCTCTTCGTGTCTCGGTCATCAATTAGATCCGATTGAGTGGACCTATCAAGAAAATAAATTTCAGATATGTGTTTTCTCCTTCTAATTCATTGGTTGATAAATTAAAGTTACTTATGCCTTTAAGTGAACCTCTTTCGTAGTGGTGGGCTATACGTCTAAGTGAGTATAGAATGTACAAAACCATATATCATATCTATAGTTTTTATGTTTTAGATCTTTATATTTGGATTATATATACAATTATACATACGTAAGATGTAGAACACCtttttgtatatatataattttttgatTAATTCGACGAAATAAGAATTCACTATTATTCTTGTTGATAGAGGCCTCGTAACTGAATTAATAATCTGGCCAAGTCTCGAATTTCGTTGGATAGACAGATACAAAATCTTATTAAATTAGCAGTTTAGTTGTGTAAAGACCGGAAGTGCCTTTATGTGCATATTAATAAGAGTAAGACTTGAGGATGCTGCAAGTTCATACAGAGGGCTTGGAATTTATTGGGGGGTcgcaataaataattaaaaaacaaATTATATTTGCTCTGCGACCTTTATGCTATCCTCATATGGTTTACACGTATCTATGAATATATACACTTAAAATGTTGtttactttttttttttttttaattttaaatcatatgaaatttagttacatttattatataaataaaacaaaacaaattatTGCATGTTTGTAACAATATTATTATCATTTTTAATTGTGTTATCAAATATAGGAAAACATTTTCCCATGTTATTGACAAAcactaaaatataaattatatagcTCTCAGTTTCTAGATTAGTTCGATTTCCATGACAAACGGGGCCATTCTGATAACACTTCCACTTACTATCCTGGATTCGTGACCCACCAGAAAACACCAGACGTCTGATAAGGACACGGACACAAGTAGACTTTCATTTTGTTAGTGATGTATCTTTTTTGTTATCATGTTTAAAATTCCTTTTCCTTGTAAATTGTCAGGTTAGTGTTAAAATATGTTTTTTCACGAAGATTATCAGGCTATGGCAATCTTTAAAGTTTTTATTTTGGCTCGAAAGTTGAATTTATCTATGTATTGTTTCGAGTATTAATACTTCTTCTCTCCCTTGTAAACAGTTTAGGCAGGCTAAAACTGAGATTGTATCAGCTAGCAAGGTAGCATATCGGTTTCTTCTGGGTGCTAATTCGAATGCAGCTGCCTCTTCAGAGTCCTCAGGAATATCAAATAGAGGAACTCCTAGGTTCCAAGCTACGTGGTTCAAAAACCTTGTATCTACTCCAAAACCAACTGAAAGTTCAGAAGTGGGAGTACGATCTGGGGATAGTCTGTTGCATAGAGGACAGACATGATGCAGATACAGAAGAACCAAAGTATAAGTGTGGATGTGTTTTATCTGGATCATTTGTGTTGTATACTAGTGAAGTCTGTCTACTGTTCAAAGACCATCCAAAATTATTAGCAGACTGCTGTGAATCTTGCTTGTTCAGATTCTGTAAATTTTAATTGGAGAAGTGTTTCTTTTATTCTTTCTTAGCAGTGTTCACATTTATCTTGAGATACTGTTCTTGGGAAATAGTATAGTCTTGTGTTTTTATTTCTCATGGCTTAAATCTATATACATTCATGTTAAGAAATTAGGAATACATGCCAGAGAGCACACACAGCTCCTTTACTGCACTCATTAGACATTCGCTTTTATGAATTGTACTGCTGATAGATAGGATGTTTCACCTAAAACTGAGAGTACCGTCTCTAAAGCAAGTTATACTTGCTGTTTCAGTGAGTTGCTTATGATGTTACCTCAATTGATGTCCAAATAAATCTACTACATGTCGGAACATTCTTCTTTTTATCAAGAGAAACTTTCTCCTTCTCTATCAAACCACGGCCATGGCTCTTTCGTCTTTTGACCAGAATTTCTTTTCAtcctattttttttattaaactaataATGTTACATACCTGTTAAATTATACTaaactaaattgttaaactaatAAATATAGTTTGCTAATCCGGCTAAACTCCGACCACATCTTCtttctattattttaattaaataaataatgttATATACCCACTAAACTAAAATACAAAACTACTAAAAATAATTTACTTATTCTGTTAAACTCCGCCAACATCGTCTTTCTATTTgttaaattatttttgatataaatctataaatataattattatatattaatataaatatattaaaattattatataattggataaataaaatttcaaaaatgtAACTTTTGAATTAGGGATCAATTTATGTGAAAAAATTAAGAGAATTTATGATTCATGCCTCTAAAATAGTGAATATAAATATCTACCAAAATAGccttttttttcttatttttactCACATTTTTGCCTTTACAAtcataaaaattatataaaatataaatgaaaatatataaaaattaacgAAAATTCGTGCATTGCATAATCGGGTAAAACTAATTAATTTCAAAAGGGAAATGCATGGGTCCAAATGTTATCCAAAAACTGATATCTTATAAACCATATATGTTGGGATTTCATGATACTGTTTTGATTccacataaaatcatataaattaACCAATAACAATCTGAATTATATGAATGATCAAGTAAAGGCTCATTCTTGACATTTTCATAATTTCATCAAAACAATAGTTCCAACTTCCAATGTTATGGTCATCGTCCCCAGCTTTGAGTGGGGTTAAAGAAGCAGCTACTCATTGGAAGTGATTTGAGGTACTGAATTACTGTTAGGAGAGCCAAAATGATTCCGCAAACTGATGCTGCATATATAGTATTATAACGACCTTGGATATTGCAAAAGGGGATACACAAAATGAATTCTAACCGCAAAAACTGAAAAAAAGAGAGTATATTTTACTTCAATGAAGTTACAAAGTTGCCAAACCACACCAGGTAGCTAAAGAAATTCCACAAAGAAAATACATATATAACAAGTAATACCCAAGCATATCACTGAACCACGTAATAACCAATACAGGCACAGTATATGATAGACTGCATCGGCATGTTTTTGCAAATATACAGAACACTATTGAGGAGACAATCTCAACTACAAAGGCGTGCAGACCAAAATAACAGATGCACTCTATGTTACCCTCTAAGCATTTGATTGAAAAGAAACTTGTCTGCTCGCGAATCTTCTGCAATTTTAAGTGATGAAACAGCTTGCGCAGCTATAACACCTGCAGAGACATCTTTAACCTCCCAACCTTGCTTATCAATATATGGCATGTTGACATTCTTTATAAGAGGTCCAGTTGAGACTGTCCACCCATTACTGTTGTATTCCTTCCACGTGCATCCCGATCTGCACATGTTAGAAATCCTATCAGCTCCTTCCAGTGAATGCGTCCAGAGTTCTCCATGAGAAAGACCACTTCTACTTCCACCCAAAAAAAAGTCAGACTTGCCAGCACTGTCCCAAGGTTTGAACTCTTCATTCTTCTTCAGCATGATCTTACATAAATCGTCTGAGTCTTCACCAAGTAGCACATTCAAAGCGACTGCTTCAGCAATTGCAGCCCCTTCCTCATCAAGCCTTCGTTGTTCTTCTTTCTTTTTCAGCAGCTTTATTTCAAGTTCAGAACGGATTGCTGCTGAAGTAGCTAGGGCTTTTTCCAAGCGCCTCTTCTTCTTCTCCGCCTGTTTGATGCGATCTAACTCATCCTTAACTTGCTTCTTCTTTACTTTTCTGATGCCGCATGGCACTTTAGCACATTCCATTTTATGTCTTTTGACTCTAAATCTTATCTCAAGCTAGCCTTTTAACTTCTTTTCTATAATATCTTCTTTGTCTCCTTAGATAAAAATCCCTACGATCTATAATAATTTAAATACTTCTTCTTATAGTTTCCCTAAATTTATTAATCCAAGTTTGACTAATTATAATAACTAAATTACTGGCGTGATCAAAACCTCTGCAGCTACACCCACTCAAGTCTGAATGAGTACCTCATCTTGCGAACAATACAGTCCCAAACAGAAACAACAGGAGATAACAGAAGAGAAAATTGGTAAGCATTAACAACCATGTCCCTTGGCACCATTTTTTCAAAATCCCGATAGCCCTTGCGATAAATTATATCCTGTATACTAATGGCAAATATCACATGAATGCAATTATAAAGGGACAGTGCTTGTTCAGCTTAAAACTCACATCACCTCTCCTGCAGCCAGAATAAAGAAAAAGGAAAATTAAAAACTTAGAGCTATGAAACGGGATACACTAGTTACTGTAAACAAATAAGAATAAAAGCAAAAAAAGTTCCATAAACAAAATTACAAGTGCAAAAGACAAAAAaaacaagtaaatataaaatatatctacCGACCATATAATCCACGTCAAAAATTATTTATATGGACACTTGACCAATTTCCCCTTGCATAATAATTTAATGAAGTGAGCATATTATTCCAAAGTTTTAATATCATAGCAATACGTGGCAAACAACTTTATATGGCCCCAAGGGACCGGAACAAAAAAAGGACTCGTATTTTACACAAATGTCATCATCGTGTACATGTTTACGATGCCAATATATAACCAGCACTTTCTTAAACCACACACCAAATTTCccttccatcagaacttactgaagtgAGCATATGATTCAAAGTTTTGATGCCATAGCAGTACGTGGCAAAGCAATTTATTTGTCCTTAAAAATAAAGTAACAAAATAATGAGTCATATTTTACACAAATGTTATTATTGTAAACACGTTTATGATCCCGTGGAAACTAATCGCTAATTTTACTACATGTGCAGAAATCATATTTGTGAAAGATTTGGTACAGGAAACAAATAGAACAGTGAAAACATATTGATACATAAAAATTTACATAAGAGATAAAATGATCTAGTAGTTGACACTTGACATAAAGAAAAATTGAGTGTCACAGAAATTTAAGTGCAACTAGTAATTATATATTTTGATGATGATATTATTAATAGTATTCTAAATAAATACACTAACtataatgaataaataaatttaattactATGTAGACGTAACATAACATAGTTAATATATCATACCACAGAAGTAAAAGCAAACATATTAACCAACCCAGGTGTGTGATACTGCTTATTTAATACAGACCATAAAGAACCAAATGCAACCCATCAAGGACATATATGCAATCTCTAGGGTCAAAAAGACAAGTTAGAGAACATCATTCTTGCATAAAAATTAGTATTCAGCAATAAAAGGATGAAAAAAATATTATCAGCAATTATCAGGGGGCGGAAGTGagaaaatatataattataataacaACCACAAAGCACATGCAGACATGATAATTTACAATCATACTGCAATATCTGTCACAAAAAAATAGGTTATTTGTCATAACTGAATCCACTTATATAGAAACTCAGACGCAAAAACACAAAAAAGGGACACAACCAGATTACGTCATCATTTTTAGGCCACAAAAGGGCTAGTCACCAGAATTGATCACCATATCAGGTAATTTAACCAGTAGTATATAACATTCTTGTTGTATTTCAAAGGTTATTCGACAAATCACTTTTAATTCAAATCTACTTGTGTTTCATTGGATATAAAATCCATTAAACCATCTCTGTGTTTTCCTTGAAGTTCTCTATGATACAAAGTCCAGATTACCATGTTCATTTCAATATTAGTTCATCGCCTAGTTATTTCTAACAAATATTCTACAAACATCATTATAAAAACAAACTTTGTCCTTTTCGCACGAAAAGGTCGAGAATCATAATTTACATTAATGCCTAATTAAAAATCAGATTTGCAACACAACCTCAATTAAATGCCATCTAACCAAGATCCGAGTATATCAAAACCACAACTATGACCTTAAATTACAAAAATTACCCAACACTCAACAGTCAAACAGATTGAAATAAAAAACTAAAGCCTAAATTACAAAAGCGACACTAcattaaaataaaacataaaaaataaTATCCGACATGATGCAACATTCATAACTTTCCTAATCCTTAATCTCTATTCGATAAATGATGGACAAATAAAAACTACACAATCAAAGAACAGAAAACTCTACTTTAGCGCTAGTATAATTTCAATACACTCTCTTTCAAGCTATAGGGTGCATACAAAAACTAATCACAGATCAAATCATGTACTGCGAGAATTactaattataaattataaacaGTTAAGCTAGCCTAAAAATTCAattgaaaacataaaaaaatacAAATTCAGTTGGATTAGTTAATTTTAAAATGTTCTACACAATCAGTTAATACATAAATCATCAGATTCTAATACAATTACTCGACAAATTACATAAAATAGGCAACAGATCAAGTACGGAATAAAATGTAAATTAGATAGAAATTCTGATCGAAATTACATAATCAATACCTTGTCGAAACAGgacggagagagagagagagagaaatataATGCTAATTCTGTATTTGGATCTGAAAAAGTATCAGAAATTTTTGTTATATGGGTATACCTACACACAAAGATGAAAAGTGACGGGGATTAGTCGGAGGGCAGGTGATTAGGTTCTTTAGGTATTAATCTTAAATCTTAATTATACCGGCCTACGAGGAGgcatctttataaatataataaattacGGTGTCCCTAGTAATTTAGTACATTAGTTTGACATATTAGTTTCAACAATTTGCCTTATAATTATGTCTTATTGTTAAAATAGttatatatttgaattaaaattgaaGAGAAGAGCAAAGATGAGAGGAGAGGGATATGTAAAAAAGAGGGAAACGAATTTTTTATTGGTAAAAATGAAATAGGGCATGTACTGTGGTGCCCTAAAAATAAGGCACTTGAAAGATGTACTAGCATTTTAAGTAATGTTTAGGACACTGTTGAAGCTCTGATTTTTATCAATTGCCCTAAATTTTGATCTAGAACATGTTTTAAGGCATCTCTTGAACTTGCTCTTAATGAGCACTAGTAAATACTCCTCAAAATTTGTACTAAAAATgacatttttttaattattttgacccatatttttaaaatttgatcAGTGGGTCGACCCATATTCCTAAATCAACTAATTCCtatacaaaaatgcaaagatccATGGACTATCCATATCTTAAATagtatttatattattaaaaaatcacTTTTGAATTTAAAAAAGATTAAAACTATTAGTAAAATTGATTTGTTTTTATACCCAATCAATTACAGATCCACAAATCATGTCTTCAGTTAttcaaattcaaaattcattACAACTTTCCTTGATAATcattatcttcttcttcttcttcattttttACAGCCATCTGTTATCGATGAACATGAATTTTGTTTTGCTATCGATGTATGATTATACATGAACATGAATAATTGTATACATCATCATCTGCTATCGATTTTGTGTTACACGTTTTTTGTTATCTTTTGTTCAAGGTTTTGTCCGATAATGTTTAACCAAACCTATTTTGTTTGTTTTGCAGTAATGACAGAAGTTGGGCTCATCGCGTAATGACAGACGCGTAGGTTAAAGTACATAACGGGGGCAAACGATCTACTATCTTCCATGACCTCGGACCTGGTATGAATCTGCATAATCAAGGGTTTTCTTCTCTGTTTTCTTAAACGTTTGTATTGATAGGATTAATCACATACCAAATAAGCTATGAACGGGAGCAAATGTCCGACTACCTTTGATAACAACGGTCCTGGTACGAGTCTGCATAATCATACTATCTCTTTGTTTTCTTTAAAcgttgttgtgcatatgttgtgtacttgatgatttcacaaacaaaacacctaggtagattttacttagt
It contains:
- the LOC141720751 gene encoding deSI-like protein At4g17486; this encodes MTEVKLHIYDVTNSDSDKTNNTIVQINKIFKDRIGLGGIFHSAIQVFGDEEWSFGYCEEGSGVFSCPSGKNPMYTYRECVVLGKTNLSISKFNQILRELSREWPGESYDLLSKNCNHFCDELCERVGVPKLPGWVNRFANAGDTAVEIAGNTAFRFRQAKTEIVSASKVAYRFLLGANSNAAASSESSGISNRGTPRFQATWFKNLVSTPKPTESSEVGVRSGDSLLHRGQT
- the LOC141720753 gene encoding uncharacterized protein LOC141720753, whose product is MECAKVPCGIRKVKKKQVKDELDRIKQAEKKKRRLEKALATSAAIRSELEIKLLKKKEEQRRLDEEGAAIAEAVALNVLLGEDSDDLCKIMLKKNEEFKPWDSAGKSDFFLGGSRSGLSHGELWTHSLEGADRISNMCRSGCTWKEYNSNGWTVSTGPLIKNVNMPYIDKQGWEVKDVSAGVIAAQAVSSLKIAEDSRADKFLFNQMLRG